CCGTGCTCTGCGTCGCCGGCTGCGCGGCGACGAAGCCGTGCATGATCATCCCCGCGCAGATCGAGCTGGCTATGGACACGCGCAACTACGCCCAGCAAGCCTATGACGCGAAGAAGGCGGATCTCGATCGGTGGCTGCAGAACGTGGAGCAAAGCCGTTCGAAGCTGGCGCGTCTGATGGAGGACCGCGAGGAGCTGCTTCGGGAGACCGCGGCGGAGGGAGGCTCGGCGAAGGAAGGAAGCGCGGGGGGGAGCAAGTGATGCGCGGCGCGATGGTCCTTCTGGCCCTGATGATCGCCCTGGGTGGCTGTACGAGGCCGCCGCATCCGACCCGAGTGGTGGATGTCTCCAAGGGGCAGTACTACACCAATGACGAGATCAAGGGCCTCACGCAGGCCGAGCGCGATGAGTACTGCCGGTCTATCGACAAAGAGATCGGCCGCCATCACGACGACGCCGACCGCCTCCAGCGTGGCGCGGACTCCCTCGGGGCCGTCATCGACTCGTTGAAGGCCGTCAACGCCGGTCTCGTCAACCAGGTTCGGGATCTCGACAACGAGATCCGCCAGCTCCGCCTCGCCCGTCGTGCCGCAACGTCCTATCTCGTCAAGTCGGGCGAGACGCTTCAGTCGATCAGCGCGCAGGTCTACGGCAAGACCGAGCGCTGGAAAGAGATCTACGAAGCCAACAAGGATCTCATCAGCGACCCCGCGAAACCGCTCAAGCCGGGCATCCGCCTGACGATTCCAGCGATGTAGGGATGGCCGAGGAGA
The sequence above is a segment of the Candidatus Eisenbacteria bacterium genome. Coding sequences within it:
- a CDS encoding LysM peptidoglycan-binding domain-containing protein produces the protein MRGAMVLLALMIALGGCTRPPHPTRVVDVSKGQYYTNDEIKGLTQAERDEYCRSIDKEIGRHHDDADRLQRGADSLGAVIDSLKAVNAGLVNQVRDLDNEIRQLRLARRAATSYLVKSGETLQSISAQVYGKTERWKEIYEANKDLISDPAKPLKPGIRLTIPAM